One genomic window of Paenibacillus xylanilyticus includes the following:
- a CDS encoding beta-galactosidase: MEFNRPVRMGVDYYPEHWDSALWEQDARLMADSGVHIVRVGEFAWSRMEPADGQFDWKWLDQALDILHCHGLEIIIGTPTMTPPRWLTEKCPDILPILPNGQRYHEGVRGHRCYNSPSMRTYSARIVQKLSERYAKHPGVVGWQTDNEFSFTDCQCPACADAFREWVQARYSTLEQVNQRWGTVVWSGEYSDWEQITPPYGGSTFQNPSFLLDYSRFQSDSIVAFQQIQVDIIRRNCPDHVITHNFHSYPQKADQYKIAAELDFASFDYYPNPSPNKTETAPYSGALSLDLTRGIKRRNFWIMEQLSGPPGCWFPMWRAPRPGFLRAYSWQTIARGADAVVHFRWRSATVGAEQFWHGLIDHSNVPGRRFKEFQQLCTEVNRLGERLQGSTLDNEVAILHSHEQLYALHIQPQAQGLDYYENIKVWHRALTKLGISTDVIHSSASLDGYKIIIAPHLYLLDEATAERLQAFAAAGGTLILTHRSGVKDDHNVCVMAPLPGLLSACSGVRVTEYDPVGGDTITIRDDQGNRYAASQWADVLELDTAQPIAVYADQFYAESAVVTRNQWGAGEVYYIATQPEEAYLRKLLRTIGDKRQLAEIEALPDGVQITTRTGPNGSFRFILNLSPEPVSLQLNDTYTSALDGTVKGPHLELGAYDIEIIEITE; this comes from the coding sequence ATGGAATTCAACCGTCCCGTTCGAATGGGCGTCGATTATTATCCAGAGCATTGGGACTCTGCGTTATGGGAACAGGATGCCCGTTTGATGGCCGATAGCGGTGTACACATTGTGCGTGTGGGTGAATTTGCATGGAGCCGTATGGAGCCTGCGGATGGGCAGTTCGATTGGAAGTGGCTTGATCAGGCGCTGGATATCCTGCACTGTCATGGATTAGAGATCATCATTGGAACACCCACCATGACACCACCACGCTGGCTCACGGAGAAATGTCCGGATATTCTGCCTATCCTTCCCAACGGTCAACGATACCACGAAGGGGTTCGTGGCCACCGCTGCTATAACAGTCCGAGCATGAGAACGTACAGTGCACGCATCGTGCAGAAACTGTCTGAACGCTATGCCAAGCACCCGGGCGTAGTAGGCTGGCAAACAGACAATGAATTCAGCTTCACGGATTGCCAGTGTCCCGCTTGTGCGGACGCTTTTCGCGAATGGGTTCAAGCACGTTATTCGACGCTGGAACAAGTCAATCAACGCTGGGGTACTGTGGTGTGGAGCGGTGAATACAGTGATTGGGAACAGATCACGCCGCCCTATGGGGGATCCACGTTTCAGAATCCTTCATTTTTGCTGGACTATTCCCGTTTTCAGTCGGATTCCATCGTTGCCTTTCAGCAGATTCAGGTCGACATCATTCGCCGTAATTGTCCAGACCATGTGATTACGCATAATTTCCATAGTTATCCGCAGAAGGCGGATCAATATAAAATTGCAGCAGAGCTCGATTTCGCTTCTTTTGATTATTATCCGAATCCATCACCAAACAAAACCGAAACAGCACCATACAGCGGGGCGCTGTCTCTGGATCTGACACGTGGCATCAAACGCCGCAATTTCTGGATTATGGAACAGTTAAGCGGACCGCCAGGATGCTGGTTCCCGATGTGGCGTGCACCACGTCCGGGATTTCTGCGTGCTTACTCGTGGCAGACCATAGCCCGCGGAGCAGATGCCGTTGTGCATTTCCGCTGGCGGAGTGCTACCGTTGGAGCAGAACAATTCTGGCATGGCCTGATTGATCACAGCAATGTGCCCGGCCGGCGGTTTAAAGAATTCCAGCAGCTGTGCACGGAGGTGAACAGACTCGGCGAGCGTCTGCAAGGTTCAACGCTGGACAATGAAGTTGCCATCCTGCATTCGCATGAGCAATTATACGCCCTGCACATTCAACCTCAGGCTCAAGGATTAGACTACTACGAAAATATCAAAGTATGGCATCGTGCCTTGACCAAATTGGGGATCAGTACAGATGTCATCCACTCTTCCGCATCACTGGACGGATACAAAATCATCATTGCTCCTCATCTGTACCTCCTGGACGAGGCAACCGCAGAGCGACTCCAGGCATTTGCGGCTGCAGGAGGAACCCTGATCCTAACACATCGTTCCGGCGTTAAGGATGACCATAATGTATGTGTGATGGCCCCGCTGCCGGGCTTGTTGTCCGCTTGTTCCGGTGTGAGAGTGACCGAATACGACCCGGTAGGCGGCGACACCATCACGATTCGGGATGATCAGGGCAATCGATATGCCGCATCCCAGTGGGCAGATGTGCTTGAACTCGATACGGCACAACCAATCGCTGTATATGCGGATCAATTCTATGCCGAAAGTGCAGTCGTTACACGAAACCAGTGGGGTGCGGGTGAGGTCTATTACATAGCCACCCAGCCGGAAGAGGCTTATTTGCGCAAGCTACTGCGAACGATTGGCGACAAACGCCAGCTTGCGGAAATTGAAGCTCTACCTGACGGGGTACAGATCACCACCCGGACGGGTCCGAATGGATCATTTCGTTTTATTCTGAACTTAAGCCCCGAACCTGTTTCCCTCCAGTTGAATGATACCTATACGAGTGCTCTGGATGGCACAGTCAAAGGCCCTCATCTGGAACTCGGTGCTTACGATATTGAAATTATAGAGATTACTGAGTAA
- a CDS encoding SOS response-associated peptidase — MCNRFSLAADLDEVRDHFKIERVMYYYKNRYNISPTQHTPIILHQDGERVLDEFRWGFIPFWGRDAVNANLMTVHENPSYYKLVETKRCVIPCNGLYYWRKEGKKSYAVRVVMPDRGLFGIAGLYEIWKDTRKQPLRTCTMLMTGANMVTREFGSKMPAILSEDEINTWLDPANTRVTQLLPLLKSYNTTDMNLYPVTPMVANDEHDCYECVEEMDLKLAYVRNF; from the coding sequence ATGTGCAATCGTTTTTCATTGGCAGCTGATCTGGATGAAGTGAGGGATCATTTCAAGATTGAACGCGTGATGTATTACTACAAGAACCGGTATAACATTAGTCCGACGCAGCATACGCCGATCATTTTGCATCAGGACGGTGAACGGGTATTGGACGAGTTTCGCTGGGGATTTATTCCGTTCTGGGGGCGTGATGCCGTCAATGCCAACCTGATGACTGTGCATGAGAACCCATCCTATTACAAACTGGTGGAAACGAAACGATGCGTTATCCCATGTAACGGACTGTATTACTGGCGCAAAGAAGGCAAAAAAAGCTATGCGGTACGAGTGGTAATGCCGGATCGGGGATTATTTGGTATCGCAGGGTTATATGAAATTTGGAAAGATACCCGCAAACAGCCGCTTCGCACCTGTACGATGCTAATGACTGGTGCCAACATGGTGACCCGGGAGTTCGGGAGCAAAATGCCGGCGATTCTCTCGGAAGACGAAATCAACACATGGCTTGACCCCGCTAATACACGGGTGACACAGCTGCTGCCTCTTCTCAAATCGTATAACACGACAGATATGAATCTGTACCCGGTGACACCTATGGTTGCTAACGATGAACATGATTGTTATGAATGTGTGGAAGAGATGGATCTGAAGCTCGCGTATGTACGCAATTTCTAA
- a CDS encoding NADH-dependent flavin oxidoreductase, producing MNPKYSQMFEQVSLPNGISLKNRIVLAPMTHMSSNPDGTVSDAELAYYARRTGGAGMSVTAVTYVTPNGIGFPAQFAAYDDSFVPGLKRLADTIKQQGSKAVLQIFHAGRLTPEQAVPAGQVVAPSAVASERPGSPQPRELSDEEITSIINDFGEATRRAIEAGFDGVEIHGANGYLIQQFVSPHSNRREDRWGGSIEKRLTFPLAVVDEVNKVVAKHTKLPFIVGYRFSPEEPETPGLTMEETYALIDALKEKNLDYLHVSLNEFWSKPRRGEADTRSRIEFILDRVGGKLPVIGVGAIHTADEAAEALQTGVPLLAIGRELIIEPDWVEKIESGREEDIETVLTKADQERLVIPDGLWNAIINTPGWFPLADDK from the coding sequence ATGAATCCAAAGTATAGCCAAATGTTTGAACAAGTTTCACTACCAAACGGCATTAGTCTCAAAAACCGGATCGTACTCGCTCCTATGACTCATATGTCCTCGAATCCCGACGGTACCGTCTCGGATGCTGAACTCGCTTATTATGCTCGTCGCACTGGCGGTGCAGGCATGTCCGTGACTGCCGTAACGTATGTTACACCGAACGGTATCGGATTTCCGGCGCAATTTGCAGCCTATGACGATAGCTTCGTGCCGGGCCTGAAACGCCTCGCCGACACGATCAAGCAGCAAGGTTCCAAAGCAGTACTTCAGATCTTCCATGCCGGACGTCTCACTCCGGAACAGGCTGTACCTGCTGGTCAAGTGGTAGCACCAAGTGCAGTTGCCAGTGAACGTCCAGGATCTCCTCAACCGAGAGAACTGTCTGATGAAGAGATTACGTCCATTATCAACGATTTTGGTGAAGCGACACGTCGCGCCATTGAAGCCGGATTCGACGGTGTAGAGATCCACGGTGCGAACGGTTACTTGATCCAGCAGTTCGTCTCTCCGCATTCCAATCGTCGCGAAGACCGCTGGGGTGGCAGCATTGAGAAACGCCTGACATTCCCGCTGGCCGTAGTGGATGAAGTAAATAAGGTTGTAGCGAAACATACCAAGCTTCCGTTTATTGTCGGATACCGTTTCTCTCCTGAAGAACCGGAAACACCAGGTTTGACTATGGAAGAGACTTACGCACTCATTGATGCGCTGAAAGAAAAAAATCTGGATTACTTGCATGTATCCCTAAACGAGTTCTGGTCCAAACCACGCCGTGGCGAAGCTGATACCCGTTCCAGAATTGAATTTATCCTGGACCGTGTAGGCGGCAAATTGCCGGTTATTGGTGTGGGCGCAATCCATACGGCAGACGAGGCAGCGGAAGCTCTTCAGACTGGCGTGCCACTGCTTGCCATCGGACGTGAGTTGATTATTGAACCGGATTGGGTAGAGAAAATCGAGAGCGGACGAGAAGAGGATATCGAGACCGTTCTGACAAAAGCGGATCAAGAGCGTCTGGTTATCCCTGACGGATTGTGGAATGCCATCATTAACACACCGGGCTGGTTCCCTTTGGCAGACGATAAATAA
- a CDS encoding DeoR/GlpR family DNA-binding transcription regulator, producing the protein MLVAERYEKIVEWVDAQGSMRVTELSERCGVTEETIRRDLDKLEQAGRLRRSHGGAVSVKYKEEGQAEIPYPERAITHAEEKRRIAEEAIKMVQPGDRIALDASTTAWYMAAGLPNIQLTVLTNSIKVAAELSSKEQIRVIATGGQLASKSLSFVGPLAERSLDAYHVDKVFLSCKGVHLTKGISESNELQALVKQKMISIADEVILLADSSKFDIQAFTRVAELSSVTQVITDVGLNEELVSALNEQSIPCKRVYL; encoded by the coding sequence ATGCTCGTGGCTGAACGTTATGAGAAAATTGTGGAATGGGTGGATGCGCAGGGAAGCATGCGTGTAACCGAGCTTAGTGAGCGCTGCGGGGTGACGGAGGAGACGATTCGCCGCGATCTGGACAAGCTGGAGCAAGCAGGGCGGCTTAGAAGATCCCACGGCGGTGCGGTAAGCGTAAAATACAAAGAAGAAGGACAAGCGGAGATCCCTTATCCTGAACGGGCGATTACACATGCTGAAGAAAAGCGGAGAATAGCCGAAGAAGCCATCAAGATGGTACAGCCAGGCGACCGGATTGCACTGGATGCCAGCACAACGGCATGGTATATGGCTGCAGGGCTGCCGAATATTCAGCTTACTGTATTGACCAACTCCATCAAGGTGGCCGCTGAACTAAGCAGCAAGGAACAGATCAGGGTTATTGCCACGGGAGGGCAGCTCGCTTCCAAGTCATTGTCTTTTGTAGGCCCGCTCGCTGAACGTTCACTGGATGCCTACCATGTAGACAAGGTGTTTCTGTCCTGCAAAGGGGTGCATTTGACCAAAGGCATCAGCGAATCGAACGAATTGCAGGCTCTGGTGAAACAGAAGATGATCAGTATTGCGGATGAAGTTATATTGCTTGCCGATTCGAGCAAGTTCGATATACAGGCTTTTACGAGAGTTGCAGAACTCAGCAGTGTGACCCAGGTTATTACCGATGTGGGGTTGAATGAAGAGCTTGTGAGCGCACTGAACGAACAATCCATACCTTGTAAACGAGTGTATTTATAG
- a CDS encoding OsmC family protein — MKHPFHLKAVWNGGRNSEGTIDAGGLKSVISIPQEMGGPGTGTNPDEMLLGAASTCYLITLAAMLERSDITPHELTLESEATVDVTNNIFTYERIVHRPRIVLQSNATEAELTKADRLAHKAEESCMISRAVAGNVTIETQPVIVTADVKTV, encoded by the coding sequence ATGAAACATCCTTTTCATCTGAAAGCCGTATGGAACGGTGGACGTAACAGTGAAGGAACAATTGATGCGGGAGGATTAAAATCGGTCATATCCATTCCTCAGGAGATGGGGGGGCCAGGTACAGGAACCAATCCGGATGAAATGCTGCTGGGTGCAGCCTCCACCTGTTATCTAATTACCCTGGCGGCCATGCTGGAACGCTCGGATATTACACCGCATGAGCTGACACTGGAGTCGGAAGCAACGGTGGATGTCACCAATAATATTTTTACGTATGAACGAATTGTGCATCGCCCACGCATTGTGCTTCAGTCTAACGCAACAGAGGCTGAGCTGACCAAAGCGGATCGACTTGCACATAAAGCAGAAGAGTCATGTATGATATCAAGAGCGGTCGCAGGGAATGTAACCATCGAAACGCAGCCTGTCATTGTCACAGCTGATGTTAAAACAGTCTAA
- a CDS encoding DUF2062 domain-containing protein: MNSQKSKANRFARLTRALKLNFLKLLRAPGGAHKVSTGFAIGFGLELIVISTASLIYLVFYPIVRLSGGSLPAAIVGNVIGKLTFLPILLMPLAKQIGSWILPAHSMGQGPVHESAFMELFRGNWSALSELLLGGLDILAGMSVFGVILGFISYFVVKFFYVRALRRRHERRLEKRRLAAMSPGPAPVLIRKTSQS, translated from the coding sequence ATGAATTCACAGAAAAGCAAAGCGAACCGATTCGCGCGTTTGACGCGTGCGTTGAAGCTGAATTTTCTTAAATTGTTACGTGCTCCAGGAGGAGCACATAAGGTTTCCACCGGATTTGCGATCGGCTTTGGTCTCGAATTGATCGTTATCTCCACGGCATCACTGATCTATCTCGTGTTTTACCCCATTGTGCGTTTGTCTGGCGGTTCACTTCCGGCTGCCATCGTGGGCAATGTGATCGGAAAACTGACCTTTCTGCCGATTCTGCTCATGCCGCTAGCCAAGCAGATCGGGTCATGGATATTGCCAGCGCACAGCATGGGACAGGGCCCAGTGCACGAGAGTGCCTTCATGGAGCTGTTTCGAGGCAATTGGTCTGCGCTGAGCGAACTATTGCTGGGTGGGCTTGATATCCTCGCAGGCATGTCTGTCTTTGGCGTAATCCTGGGGTTCATTTCGTATTTTGTGGTCAAATTCTTCTATGTCAGAGCTCTCCGGCGTCGCCATGAACGAAGATTGGAGAAGCGCCGCCTTGCGGCGATGTCTCCTGGGCCAGCACCCGTGCTTATCCGGAAGACATCACAATCATAA
- a CDS encoding AEC family transporter — translation MLQSFLLTLYHVFLPISLPVIGGILLKRFKNWDTRSLSTFSLYILSPALIFDTLLHAEITWTDVTGTFWFSIINLIALWALAELLSRIFHLGASEKAGLTLVSTFTNCVNYGLPLVLLAFGQLGLDKASVYVIGQMIIVNTVGIFFAARSEFTVKHAILSVFRMPSIYAAVIAIVLRSTGIRLPEALDGGIAMLAAGYSPVVLAILGAQMLRPRGSAEPWQPNVRRAFWTGLVVRLAAAPVLSYLILTALQVEGTLFSVLLILASMPTAVNAVILAEQFNASPQFVSRCILWTTAASMVILPVMIVMSSG, via the coding sequence TTGCTGCAATCATTTCTGCTTACGTTGTATCATGTTTTTTTGCCCATATCCCTGCCAGTCATCGGAGGCATTCTGCTAAAGCGGTTCAAAAATTGGGATACCCGGTCACTATCAACCTTCTCCCTCTATATTCTGAGCCCTGCGCTTATCTTTGATACGCTGCTGCATGCCGAAATTACCTGGACGGACGTCACAGGTACGTTCTGGTTTTCCATTATTAATCTGATCGCGTTATGGGCGCTGGCCGAACTATTAAGCCGGATCTTCCACCTGGGTGCAAGCGAAAAAGCAGGACTCACCCTTGTCTCCACGTTTACAAACTGTGTGAATTACGGGCTCCCGCTCGTTTTGCTTGCCTTTGGACAACTGGGGTTGGACAAGGCCTCGGTCTATGTGATCGGACAGATGATTATTGTGAATACGGTCGGGATCTTCTTTGCAGCCAGGTCGGAATTCACGGTCAAACATGCCATTTTGTCCGTATTCCGTATGCCGTCCATTTATGCCGCAGTCATTGCAATCGTTCTACGGTCCACCGGTATCCGTCTTCCTGAAGCTCTGGATGGTGGCATCGCGATGCTTGCAGCGGGGTATTCCCCAGTTGTGCTTGCCATATTGGGTGCACAGATGTTACGACCACGCGGTTCCGCTGAGCCATGGCAGCCTAATGTACGGCGTGCATTCTGGACTGGACTTGTCGTGCGTCTCGCTGCGGCGCCGGTACTATCTTACCTGATCTTGACCGCACTTCAGGTCGAGGGCACTTTATTTAGTGTACTGCTGATTCTGGCATCCATGCCGACGGCAGTAAACGCAGTAATTTTGGCTGAACAATTCAATGCCTCACCGCAATTTGTATCCCGCTGCATTCTATGGACAACCGCCGCATCCATGGTCATTCTGCCAGTTATGATTGTGATGTCTTCCGGATAA
- a CDS encoding lactonase family protein translates to MSESKRLLVLVGSYAEAENEGIYAYELNEDTGSLSKLDGIAGVKNPTFVNVNAENNKVYAIGEAVSPEGNKMSEAVALNIDPSTGKLSLLNRNDSISAPPCHIQRDPSGRYLILSSYHGGLVGLQSLTDNGEVGALLDEKKHEGKGAHPERQDKPHVHSAFFSPDGKYMMVQDLGADKIAIYTIDADNNELVLHSETKTHAGAGPRHLAFHPNGQFAYVINEVDSSITSYRYDAAAGTLTEVSTVSTLPDGYEGAENTTAEITVSNDGRFVYGSNRGHDSIVVFAADAETGHLKLVEHVSAEGEHPRHFALTPNGKLLIAANRDTNNIVTFTVDQESGRLKYTGHSTGASKPVCVKPVYF, encoded by the coding sequence ATGAGTGAATCAAAACGCTTGCTCGTATTGGTCGGCTCTTATGCCGAAGCGGAAAATGAGGGCATTTACGCATATGAATTGAATGAGGATACAGGCAGCTTAAGCAAGCTGGACGGCATCGCGGGTGTGAAAAACCCAACGTTTGTAAACGTTAATGCCGAAAACAACAAAGTGTATGCGATTGGGGAAGCTGTGTCTCCAGAGGGAAACAAAATGTCCGAAGCGGTTGCTCTGAACATTGATCCTTCCACAGGGAAACTATCCTTACTTAATCGTAATGATTCCATCTCAGCTCCACCATGTCATATCCAGCGCGATCCTTCAGGACGTTACCTGATCCTTTCCAGCTATCACGGTGGACTGGTAGGTCTGCAATCGCTGACGGATAACGGCGAAGTCGGAGCACTTTTGGACGAGAAAAAACATGAGGGTAAAGGTGCACATCCAGAGCGTCAGGACAAGCCTCACGTTCACTCTGCTTTCTTCAGCCCGGATGGCAAATACATGATGGTACAGGATTTGGGTGCTGACAAGATTGCCATCTACACAATCGATGCTGACAACAATGAGCTTGTTCTGCATAGCGAAACAAAAACCCATGCAGGAGCAGGTCCGCGTCACTTGGCGTTCCATCCGAATGGCCAGTTCGCTTATGTGATTAACGAAGTGGATTCTTCCATTACGTCTTACCGTTATGATGCAGCAGCAGGTACACTGACTGAAGTATCCACTGTATCGACCTTGCCGGATGGCTATGAAGGCGCTGAAAATACAACTGCTGAAATTACCGTATCGAATGATGGCCGTTTTGTATACGGATCAAACCGTGGACATGACAGCATCGTAGTATTTGCAGCAGACGCTGAAACAGGACATTTGAAACTGGTAGAACACGTTTCTGCAGAAGGTGAACATCCACGTCACTTTGCATTGACACCGAACGGTAAATTGCTCATAGCAGCCAACCGTGATACCAACAACATCGTTACGTTCACTGTAGATCAAGAAAGCGGACGTCTGAAATACACAGGACATAGTACAGGTGCATCCAAGCCGGTATGTGTAAAACCCGTTTATTTCTAA
- the hxlA gene encoding 3-hexulose-6-phosphate synthase: MKLQLALDLVNIPEGIALVKEVEQYIDIVEIGTPIVINEGLHAVKAMKEAFPNLQVLADLKIMDAGGYEIMKAAEAGADLITVLGATNDSTIKGAVAEAKKQNKQVLVDMINVPNLEQRAREVDSLGVDYICVHTGYDLQAEGQSPFEDLQTIKAAVKNAKTAVAGGIKLETLPEVIKAQPDLVIVGGGITGQEDKAKVAAEMQRLVQQG; the protein is encoded by the coding sequence ATGAAATTGCAACTCGCACTTGATCTGGTAAATATTCCTGAAGGTATCGCACTCGTTAAAGAAGTGGAACAATATATCGATATCGTCGAGATTGGTACACCAATCGTTATTAATGAAGGCTTGCACGCCGTAAAAGCGATGAAGGAAGCATTCCCTAATTTGCAAGTTCTTGCAGACCTCAAAATTATGGACGCTGGTGGTTATGAAATCATGAAAGCAGCTGAAGCTGGTGCGGATCTGATCACTGTGCTTGGAGCAACCAATGACAGTACGATCAAAGGTGCAGTCGCAGAAGCGAAGAAACAAAACAAACAAGTTCTTGTGGACATGATCAACGTGCCTAACCTTGAACAACGTGCCCGTGAAGTGGATTCGCTTGGCGTAGATTACATCTGTGTACACACAGGATATGACCTGCAAGCTGAAGGACAAAGCCCGTTCGAAGATCTGCAAACAATCAAAGCTGCTGTGAAAAACGCAAAAACGGCTGTAGCTGGTGGCATCAAGCTGGAAACATTGCCTGAAGTGATCAAAGCACAACCGGATCTGGTCATTGTAGGCGGCGGAATCACTGGACAAGAAGACAAAGCCAAAGTTGCGGCTGAAATGCAACGTCTTGTTCAACAAGGGTAA
- the hxlB gene encoding 6-phospho-3-hexuloisomerase, which yields MSSRQYAADILKELERTLSQIDDSEMQAMAEHILNAEQIFVAGAGRSGLMGKAFAMRLMQMGLRVFVVGETVTPGISPKDFLLLCSGSGETGSLAAMAQKASKAGAPVGLITIKPESTIGQLASTVVRLPASAKEDTATSGAAVTIQPMGSLFEQGLLLAMDALVLTLMEKKEMSGADMFGRHANLE from the coding sequence ATGAGCAGCAGACAATACGCAGCTGACATTCTCAAGGAGCTGGAACGTACACTAAGCCAGATCGACGATTCGGAGATGCAGGCGATGGCTGAGCATATTTTGAATGCTGAACAGATTTTTGTGGCAGGTGCCGGACGCTCCGGACTAATGGGGAAAGCTTTTGCCATGAGATTGATGCAGATGGGACTCCGGGTATTTGTCGTCGGGGAGACTGTCACACCAGGCATCAGTCCGAAGGATTTTCTTTTGTTATGCTCGGGTTCGGGAGAAACAGGCAGTCTGGCGGCGATGGCTCAAAAGGCCAGTAAAGCTGGGGCTCCTGTCGGTCTGATCACGATCAAGCCGGAGTCCACCATTGGTCAATTGGCCAGCACCGTCGTTCGTTTGCCTGCATCTGCGAAAGAGGACACGGCAACGTCAGGCGCAGCAGTCACGATTCAGCCGATGGGTTCGCTTTTTGAACAAGGATTGCTGCTTGCTATGGATGCTTTGGTACTCACGTTGATGGAAAAGAAAGAGATGAGCGGGGCGGACATGTTTGGCCGTCACGCGAATTTGGAATAG
- a CDS encoding winged helix-turn-helix transcriptional regulator has translation MAAEVKERINLKEINCEKELTLAVIGGKWKLIILWHLGLEGTKRFSELKRLIPHITQKMLTNQLRELEEDRLIERKVYAEVPPRVEYSLTDHGHSLMPVLRAMYDWGKNYGENVIWKSE, from the coding sequence ATGGCAGCCGAAGTCAAGGAACGGATAAATCTGAAAGAAATCAACTGTGAGAAAGAATTGACCCTTGCTGTTATTGGCGGCAAATGGAAACTTATTATATTGTGGCATCTGGGCCTGGAAGGAACCAAGCGATTCAGTGAATTGAAACGGTTGATCCCTCATATCACCCAAAAAATGCTGACAAACCAGCTTCGGGAGCTGGAGGAAGATCGGCTGATTGAGCGAAAGGTTTATGCAGAAGTCCCTCCTCGGGTAGAATACAGCTTGACGGACCATGGACATAGTCTGATGCCAGTCCTGCGAGCCATGTACGATTGGGGCAAAAATTACGGTGAAAATGTAATCTGGAAATCAGAATAA